One Colius striatus isolate bColStr4 chromosome 10, bColStr4.1.hap1, whole genome shotgun sequence genomic region harbors:
- the DR1 gene encoding protein Dr1, with product MASSSGNDDDLTIPRAAINKMIKETLPNVRVANDARELVVNCCTEFIHLISSEANEICNKSEKKTISPEHVIQALESLGFGSYISEVKEVLQECKTVALKRRKASSRLENLGIPEEELLRQQQELFAKARQQQAELAQQEWLQMQQAAQQAQLAAASASASNQAGSSQDEDDEDDI from the exons ATGGCCTCGTCGTCGGGCAACGACGACGATCTCACCATCCCCAGGGCTGCCATCAACAAGATGATCAAAGAAACGCTCCCCAACGTCCGCGTGGCAAATGATGCCCGAGAGCTGGTGGTAAACTGCTGCACAGAATTCATCCACCTCATCTCTTCCGAGGCCAACGAGATCTGCAACAAATCGGAGAAGAAAACCATCTCCCCAGAGCACGTCATACAAG CACTAGAAAGTTTGGGGTTTGGCTCCTATATCAGTGAAGTAAAAGAAGTCTTACAAGAATGCAAAACAGTAGCACTAAAGAGGAGAAAGGCCAGTTCGCGCCTGGAGAACCTCGGCATTCCGGAAGAAGAGCTTCTAAGGCAGCAACAGGAATTATTTGCAAAA GCTAGACAACAGCAAGCAGAACTGGCTCAGCAGGAATGGCTACAGATGCAGCAAGCAGCTCAACAGGCGCAgcttgctgctgcctcagccagTGCATCCAATCAGGCAGGATCCTCTcaggatgaagatgatgaagatgaTATCTGA